Proteins encoded in a region of the Trypanosoma brucei gambiense DAL972 chromosome 11, complete sequence genome:
- a CDS encoding expression site-associated gene (ESAG) protein,putative: protein MLKGVREFYGDSRGRLYVMRLVLMLFFWWLGLRNVGSGETSMEGKKDGSYGNHIPRVFFLVAETRYAPGWCRMIVSSILTNVSVATVGMGGWYGHVSRWLWLYRYLRQKKMSEGDVIVIFDGGDTVFTGEDVREEAVKHFLDTTPKIPEAFNETAILRGEMTPPMLFTAEKGCATPQLNIMVKPEGRSEFQNCKKLFDDAMDATRGVGVENILRVNESGRSYLNGGGVIARVWALKEALKVFFNLRRQSLIWLCDQTIWTIVLTWSVSRPKHVKPKLLL from the coding sequence ATGCTGAAAGGTGTTAGGGAATTCTATGGGGATTCAAGGGGCAGGTTGTATGTTATGCGGTTGGTGctgatgttatttttttggtGGTTGGGGTTAAGAAATGTAGGGAGTGGGGAAACTAGCatggaggggaagaaggatGGAAGTTACGGTAATCACATACCAAGggtgttttttcttgttgcaGAAACGAGGTACGCGCCGGGGTGGTGCAGGATGATTGTAAGTTCGATACTCACTAATGTGAGCGTTGCCACAGTGGGCATGGGAGGCTGGTATGGGCATGTGAGCAGGTGGTTGTGGTTGTACCGGTACCTACGGCAGAAGAAGATGAGTGAGGGTGACGTGATTGTGATATTTGATGGGGGCGATACGGTCTTCACAGGGGAGGATGTAAGGGAGGAGGCAGTGAAGCATTTCCTCGACACTACACCAAAAATCCCTGAAGCGTTTAACGAGACGGCTATTTTAAGAGGGGAAATGACACCTCCAATGTTGTTTACCGCTGAGAAGGGTTGCGCTACTCCTCAGCTGAATATCATGGTGAAGCCGGAGGGGAGGTCGGAGTTTCAAAACTGTAAGAAGTTGTTTGATGACGCAATGGATGCAACAAGGGGTGTGGGAGTTGAAAATATTTTAAGGGTAAATGAATCGGGAAGGTCGTATCTTAATGGCGGAGGCGTGATAGCCAGAGTGTGGGCGCTAAAAGAGGCTTTGAAagttttctttaatttgaGACGCCAGAGCCTTATTTGGCTATGTGATCAAACTATTTGGACTATAGTGTTGACATGGAGCGTCAGTAGGCCGAAGCATGTGAAGCCAAAATTACTGCTGTGA
- a CDS encoding tatD related deoxyribonuclease, putative, whose amino-acid sequence MSLDVGSCTPSDPSLIFSPNYTINPTFRDDMRGSSVPCLVDTAVNLTDCVFRGVDWKGRRVHDDNFDEVMRRAVEHNVGKIIITGTSLPQCVKAIRLCRRYPSVLRCTVGVHPAHCAEMTRPMDWKAIEAAAEDDVSIQVPYYSAGEHSDDSLHHSDERMKKLVELVNENRDVVVAVGEIGLDYAELSYCPKEVQREYFIQQFRVLRTLGLPFILHSRDCGMDFVELIEEEVRSWTSETPFVGVVHSYNGSPEEQERLLAIPGVYFSINGSAFREKERSEQVCSIPRDRLMLETDAPWCDIRQQHYGARFLRTQFPTNRRGKPFDPTLCSERRTEPCHLRQVLEAYVGTVRTMGEERGDAFLANITEEEAQEQFYQTCVEVFNI is encoded by the coding sequence ATGTCTTTAGACGTAGGTAGTTGTACGCCTTCTGACccttcccttattttttcccctaaTTATACGATAAACCCAACGTTTAGAGACGACATGAGGGGATCTTCCGTTCCTTGTTTAGTCGACACTGCGGTAAACCTCACCGATTGCGTCTTCCGTGGCGTTGATTGGAAGGGTCGACGTGTTCATGATGATAACTTTGACGAGGTGATGCGTCGCGCAGTGGAACACAACGTAGGGAAGATCATCATCACTGGTACGAGCCTTCCGCAGTGTGTAAAGGCGATACGTCTCTGCCGTCGCTATCCATCTGTCCTTCGTTGCACGGTTGGGGTGCACCCTGCGCATTGCGCGGAGATGACACGGCCGATGGATTGGAAGGCTATTGAAGCTGCAGCAGAAGATGATGTTTCGATCCAAGTACCTTATTACTCTGCAGGGGAACATTCCGATGACTCACTACACCATTCTGACGAGCGTATGAAGAAACTTGTGGAATTGGTGAATGAGAATCGTGATGTTGTGGTTGCTGTAGGGGAGATTGGTTTGGATTACGCAGAGCTTTCCTACTGCCCAAAGGAGGTACAGAGGGAATACTTTATTCAACAGTTTCGGGTTCTCAGGACTTTGGGTCTCCCATTCATACTTCACTCGCGTGATTGTGGTATGGATTTCGTTGAACTAATTGAAGAGGAGGTGCGTTCGTGGACATCTGAAACCCCGTTCGTAGGTGTTGTGCATAGCTACAATGGGAGTCCTGAGGAACAGGAGCGGCTTCTCGCCATTCCAGGTGTTTATTTCAGCATAAACGGCAGTGCGTTTAGGGAAAAGGAACGTTCTGAGCAGGTTTGTAGCATTCCGCGCGATCGGCTGATGCTGGAAACCGATGCACCATGGTGCGACATTAGGCAACAGCACTATGGTGCCCGCTTCCTTCGAACTCAGTTTCCCACCAATCGGAGGGGAAAGCCGTTTGATCCGACGCTCTGCAGTGAGCGACGCACCGAGCCTTGCCACTTGCGGCAGGTACTCGAAGCTTACGTTGGTACGGTGAGAACAATGGGGGAAGAGAGGGGGGATGCCTTTCTTGCAAATATTACAGAGGAGGAAGCCCAAGAACAGTTCTACCAAACATGTGTTGAGGTGTTTAACATCTGA
- a CDS encoding isovaleryl-coA dehydrogenase, putative, protein MRSYRLASIRRHYTALVAPCGLRFFSPSTTVNLDYLLNPTPEHKMLRETVQRFAAERVEPQAKQSDIDLHFNVDLLRELGDLGVLGVTIPEGDGGAGMDATAAVVIHHELSKVDPGFCLAYLAHSMLFVNNFYHASTAAQRERWLPKVLTGEHIGAMGMSEPGAGTDVLGMLTTATKESNGKYILNGGKTWVTNGTVADLVLVYAKVDGEITAFVVEKGASGFSVGKKIDKCGMRGSHMCQLFFDNVVLGEENLLGTEGKGLVAMMRNLEVERLTLAAMAVGIADRCVELMTCYANERKTFGKHIWNYGQIQRYIAETFAETEAAKSLTYAVSRSVAPGNCNRLGSDAVKLFAAPVAKRAADNAMQVMGGMGYARDMPVERLWRDAKLLEIGGGTLEAHHKNITKDLINSL, encoded by the coding sequence ATGCGCTCGTATCGTTTAGCGTCTATTAGACGACACTACACTGCGCTGGTAGCACCATGTGGTCTccgttttttctctccttcgaCGACCGTTAACTTGGATTATCTTTTAAACCCAACACCTGAACACAAGATGCTGCGTGAAACGGTTCAAAGATTCGCAGCGGAGCGGGTTGAACCGCAGGCAAAACAGAGCGATATTGACTTGCATTTTAATGTTGATCTCCTACGCGAGTTGGGTGACCTTGGTGTACTCGGTGTAACCATTCCTGAGGGAGACGGTGGTGCTGGAATGGACGCCACGGCAGCGGTTGTTATCCACCACGAGCTTTCCAAAGTGGATCCAGGCTTTTGTCTCGCCTACTTGGCTCACTCGATGCTTTTTGTGAACAACTTCTATCATGCTTCCACAGCGGCACAACGGGAGCGGTGGCTCCCCAAAGTGCTTACAGGCGAGCACATAGGTGCAATGGGCATGTCGGAACCCGGTGCGGGTACAGATGTTCTTGGTATGCTGACCACGGcgacaaaagaaagtaaTGGAAAGTATATTCTTAACGGTGGCAAGACGTGGGTGACAAATGGTACCGTTGCTGACCTTGTTCTTGTGTATGCAAAGGTTGACGGGGAAATCACCGCGTTCGTTGTAGAGAAGGGTGCATCGGGGTTTTCTGTGGGGAAGAAGATTGACAAGTGCGGCATGCGTGGGTCTCACATGTGTCAACTTTTCTTCGATAATGTGGTGCTTGGAGAGGAGAATCTGCTCGGCACTGAAGGGAAAGGGCTTGTGGCAATGATGCGTAACCTGGAGGTTGAGCGTCTCACATTGGCCGCAATGGCGGTGGGTATTGCTGATCGTTGCGTGGAACTCATGACGTGTTATGCCAATGAGCGTAAGACGTTTGGTAAACACATTTGGAATTATGGACAGATTCAGCGCTACATTGCCGAGACGTTTGCAGAAACGGAGGCGGCCAAATCACTCACATATGCTGTAAGCAGGAGTGTTGCGCCAGGAAATTGCAACCGCCTGGGGAGCGATGCGGTAAAATTGTTTGCAGCGCCTGTTGCGAAGCGGGCGGCTGACAACGCCATGCAAGTTATGGGTGGTATGGGATATGCGCGTGATATGCCGGTGGAGCGGCTGTGGCGGGATGCGAAGTTGCTTGAGATCGGCGGCGGGACACTCGAGGCACATCACAAGAACATTACGAAAGATTTGATCAACAGTCTTTAA
- a CDS encoding T. brucei spp.-specific protein gives MGTTMSGNQGRKRQRISTPEHSEALKEPSTSQKNTPTTITITEEMRDSSNEGTLVSLLNEREKLIKETPRLESNVKAFRYFMSGLTAMSVERQGGVCDDAKCIRTVTLYHAADNSFSGKGLNEGALSSLCGRIQAEKLTITMSEGLEINSRQVSKLKQLEELRIEYPHGKLVNIISLNNLDMLKRLCLRSNNIDNNDARHLFNIGTLEELAITDTMQLTNIRGISRLTNLKCLDLNSTNIDDSCIGEISACAKLSKLSVSECNNIIDATPISQLAALEELNLNSNCHITKGIGTLGMLLRLRMLDLSGVSVEDNFLKDLCDCGPLERLNLSYCIQLTNINPLSNATAIEELNLNGCRRITRGIGVVWALPKLRVLHMKGVHLSEPSLDSVGTGGSLVKVSLDNCAGFGDMTLLSSIVTLEELNIQKCADIISGVCCLGTLPYLRVLNIKEAHISSLDFTGIGASKSLLQLTLESITGLSNVEALANILTLEKLSLLGCNGIDAGIGCLGNLPQLKVLDLSGTNTDSDSLRGLCVSQTIVSLNLSHCWKVTSVFHISALETLNELNLSDCIRINAGWEALEKLQQLHVAILSNTHITDRDISHFSKCKELVTLDLSFCDELFDITSLSNITTLEDLNLDNCSKIRKGLSVLGELPRLRVLNVKGVHLTNSVIGSLGNGKSFVKLILDNCKGLSDVTFLSSLSTLKELNLHHCDAVTSGIGTLGRLLQLRVLDLGWTKIDNNSLEDICACSSPLVSLNLSHCKEITSISAIASLNALEKLNIDNCCHVTSGWNVFGTLHQLRVAVLSNTRINDENIRHISECKSLNTLNLAFCNDITDITALSNITMLRELNIDWCFNIEKGVEALGKLPKLRELDAKKCGTSVRWMQQYPYNTLFKSLVKLNLENGRESFCVGTLSSTAIVEELLLGRACEPYHLPPISSLRRLRVLNLDDGRVCDIWLEGISQSKSLQSLNVSNCNYITDISALSSLSTLEELNVNCCDRIRKGWEAFEALTRLRVATLSVTWVTNEGIRLLSGCKNLRNLELYCCRDVSNIEPINNIKSLEELTIQNCHNINEGLLKVGMLPRLRVLVLRKLQSTYFSLSSLGESKSLVKLTIEGPEELCDIKLISNIATLKELKIAHGDRLLNDVGDLGKLPWLHVLTLSHFNMGNTCFESVCKIRSLKSLDITHSFELPDIYHISNLTALEELNLSGCYHIISGWEALTALPRLRVLNLSSTRVTTSYGGYYISRCKSLITLNLESCDMTDASCLADIKTLEELHIGKCEELTRGFSALFTLPQLRILNLMDSLITDEDLREIQLSHTIEDLNLSYCKELNDITPVRRIKSIKKMDLHRSSEGRGLREGFRSLLELPCLSWVDIKNANVSFDVYKELKERKVDIYN, from the exons ATGGGAACTACAATGTCAGGAaaccaaggaagaaagcgacaGCGCATCTCAACTCCTGAGCACTCAGAAGCTTTAAAGGAACCATCAACTTCTCAAAAAAATACACCAACCACCATTACAATCACCGAAGAAATGCGTGACTCCAGTAATGAAGGAACTTTGGTATCATTACTGAATGAGCGTGAGAAGTTGATTAAAGAAACACCACGGCTGGAAAGCAATGTGAAGGCATTCAGATATTTTATGAGTGGTCTCACAGCTATGAGTGTCGAAAGGcaaggtggtgtgtgtgatgacGCCAAATGCATACGTACAGTAACGTTATATCATGCTGCTGATAATTCCTTTAGTGGCAAAGGACTAAATGAAGGtgctctttcctcactctgtGGTCGCATTCAAGCTGAGAAATTAACCATCACAATGTCAGAAGGGTTGGAAATT AACTCACGACAAGTCAGTAAGCTAAAGCAGTTAGAAGAGTTACGCATTGAATATCCACATGGTAAACTTGTGAATATCATATCTTTGAATAACCTTGATATGTTGAAAAGGCTTTGTCTCAGGAGCAACAATATTGACAACAATGACGCCCGTCACTTATTCAATATTGGAACATTGGAAGAGTTGGCTATTACTGACACCATGCAACTGACAAATATCAGAGGAATCTCTCGCTTGACTAACCTGAAGTGTCTTGACTTAAATTCCACAAACATTGACGATAGCTGTATAGGGGAAATAAGTGCATGTGCTAAACTGTCCAAACTGAGTGTATCTGAATGCAACAATATCATAGACGCAACACCAATTTCACAACTTGCAGCGCTTGAAGAGTTGAATCTAAACAGCAATTGCCACATAACGAAGGGAATAGGAACACTTGGCATGTTGTTGCGACTGCGTATGCTTGACTTGAGTGGTGTCTCTGTGGAAGATAATTTTCTTAAGGATTTGTGTGATTGTGGACCGCTGGAAAGGCTGAACCTTTCTTATTGTATTCAGTTGACAAATATCAATCCACTCTCCAATGCCACTGCTATTGAGGAATTGAACCTTAACGGTTGTCGCCGAATCACACGGGGGATAGGCGTTGTGTGGGCATTACCAAAGCTCCGTGTATTGCACATGAAGGGTGTGCACCTGAGCGAGCCATCTCTCGATTCAGTTGGGACTGGTGGATCACTTGTAAAGGTCAGTCTTGATAACTGCGCAGGCTTTGGTGATATGACACTCTTATCCAGCATTGTTACACTCGAGGAGCTGAATATTCAAAAATGTGCTGACATCATTAGTGGTGTGTGTTGCCTTGGTACACTGCCATACCTGCGTGTACTTAACATAAAGGAGGCACACATCTCGTCCCTTGACTTTACTGGTATTGGTGCCTCGAAATCCCTTTTACAGTTAACTCTGGAGAGTATCACGGGACTGAGTAATGTGGAAGCACTCGCTAACATTTTAACTCTGGAAAAACTAAGCCTTCTCGGTTGCAATGGTATTGACGCTGGAATTGGATGTCTCGGTAACCTGCCACAGCTTAAAGTGTTGGATCTGTCTGGTACAAATACTGACAGTGATTCTCTCAGAGGTCTATGCGTATCACAGACAATAGTGTCACTCAACCTTTCCCATTGTTGGAAAGTAACAAGTGTGTTCCATATTTCAGCCCTTGAAACATTGAATGAACTGAATTTAAGTGACTGTATTAGGATAAATGCAGGATGGGAAGCACTTGAAAAACTTCAGCAGCTACATGTGGCAATCCTCTCGAATACACATATTACTGATAGAGACATATCTCATTTCAGCAAGTGCAAAGAACTTGTTACGCTggatctttctttctgcgaTGAGTTATTTGATATTACATCCCTCTCCAACATCACTACGCTTGAGGATTTGAATCTTGATAATTGTTCAAAGATTAGAAAAGGGCTGAGTGTTCTTGGAGAGCTACCACGGCTTCGTGTGTTGAACGTGAAGGGTGTCCACTTGACGAATTCTGTTATTGGATCACTAGGGAATGGCAAATCATTTGTCAAACTTATTCTTGATAATTGCAAAGGATTAAGTGATGTCACATTCCTTTCGAGCCTTTCAACACTTAAGGAACTGAATCTTCACCACTGTGACGCGGTAACCTCTGGAATTGGAACGCTGGGAAGGTTATTGCAGCTTCGTGTACTGGATTTGGGATGGACAAAAATTGATAATAATTCCCTTGAGGATATCTGCGCGTGCTCAAGCCCACTTGTATCATTAAACCTTTCGCATTGTAAGGAAATAACATCTATTTCTGCGATAGCTTCCCTTAATGCATTGGAGAAACTCAACATTGACAACTGCTGTCATGTAACATCCGGCTGGAATGTATTTGGTACACTTCACCAACTGCGTGTGGCCGTACTGTCGAACACACGAATTAATGATGAAAACATACGGCACATCAGCGAGTGCAAGTCTTTGAATACACTCAACCTCGCATTTTGTAATGACATAACGGACATCACGGCACTTTCTAACATTACTATGCTCAGGGAATTGAACATTGATTGGTGCTTCAATATCGAGAAAGGTGTCGAAGCTCTTGGAAAGCTGCCTAAGCTTCGCGAGCTAGATGCAAAGAAATGTGGAACAAGTGTTAGATGGATGCAACAATATCCTTACAACACACTCTTCAAATCACTTGTGAAACTGAATCTCGAGAATGGACGTGAATCATTTTGTGTGGGAACTCTCTCCTCAACTGCTATAGTTGAAGAATTGCTGCTGGGACGCGCTTGTGAGCCGTATCATCTACCCCCAATCTCCAGCCTAAGACGACTTCGTGTACTGAATTTGGATGATGGAAGGGTCTGTGACATATGGCTTGAGGGGATCTCTCAATCCAAGTCACTGCAGTCACTTAACGTATCAAACTGTAATTATATAACCGATATATCAGCATTATCTTCCCTATCAACGTTGGAGGAACTGAATGTTAACTGCTGCGATCGAATACGAAAAGGTTGGGAGGCATTTGAAGCTCTGACTCGACTACGTGTAGCAACCCTTTCCGTAACTTGGGTTACCAACGAAGGCATACGTCTCCTCAGCGGGTGCAAAAATCTCAGAAATTTGGAGCTGTACTGTTGTAGAGATGTGTCCAATATCGAGCCGATAAATAACATTAAGTCACTGGAAGAGCTCACCATTCAGAACTGCCATAACATTAATGAAGGTCTGCTCAAGGTTGGAATGCTACCAAGGCTACGGGTATTGGTTTTAAGGAAATTACAATCCACTTATTTCTCCCTCAGTTCACTAGGAGAGAGCAAATCTCTAGTGAAACTCACTATCGAAGGACCTGAAGAACTATGCGACATCAAACTTATTTCCAACATTGCAACACTTAAGGAACTGAAAATCGCCCATGGTGACCGATTATTGAATGATGTAGGGGATCTTGGAAAACTGCCATGGCTTCATGTACTAACCCTGAGCCATTTCAACATGGGAAATACCTGTTTTGAGAGTGTCTGCAAGATTCGATCGTTGAAATCACTTGACATTACCCACTCATTTGAATTGCCAGACATATATCATATATCAAACCTTACGGCACTAGAAGAACTGAATCTGAGCGGATGTTACCACATAATTTCAGGCTGGGAAGCACTGACCGCATTACCACGACTCCGTGTGCTCAACTTATCGTCCACAAGAGTTACAACCAGTTACGGTGGATATTATATCAGCAGATGCAAATCCCTCATTACACTGAACCTTGAATCGTGTGATATGACCGATGCTTCTTGTCTTGCTGATATCAAGACACTAGAGGAGTTACACATAGGGAAGTGCGAAGAGCTAACGCGGGGGTTTAGTGCACTTTTCACTCTTCCACAGTTGCGCATTCTTAACCTTATGGATTCTCTCATTACAGATGAAGATCTCAGGGAAATTCAACTATCCCATACCATTGAGGATCTCAACCTCTCTTATTGCAAGGAGCTTAATGATATCACACCCGTTAGGAGGATCAaatcaattaaaaaaatggacCTCCACCGAAGCTCTGAAGGCAGGGGACTAAGGGAAGGATTCAGAAGTCTTTTGGAGCTACCATGTCTTTCCTGGGTTGATATCAAAAATGCTAATGTCAGTTTTGATGTTTATAAAGAactgaaagaaaggaaagtggaTATATACAACTAG